The Methylomonas montana genome has a window encoding:
- the pntB gene encoding Re/Si-specific NAD(P)(+) transhydrogenase subunit beta: MSQGLVTMSYIAASILFILSLSGLSQQETARRGNYFGMVGMAIAIIATVFSGNVTAYAILAAALLIGGSIGAFAAAKVEMTQMPELVALMHSLVGMAAVLVGYANFMDHTSTLIGAEKTIHELEIYIGVFIGAVTFSGSVIAFGKLCGKITGKPVLLPARHWFNLLMLVVTIILGNRFLAGAESGDALLPLLIMTGIALVFGIHMVMAIGGADMPVVVSMLNSYSGWAAAATGFMLSNDLLIVTGALVGSSGAILSYIMCRAMNRHFLSVIAGGFGSTGGGVAAEIEGEVQPIEAEETAQLLRDSKNIVIIPGYGMAVAQAQHTVNEITKLLTGQGKKVRFAIHPVAGRMPGHMNVLLAEAKVPYDIVFEMDEINEDFADTDVSIVIGANDIVNPSALDDPNSPIAGMPVLECWKSGTTIVLKRSMASGYAGVGNPLFVHENTRMLFGDANDRLQALLKALQG; the protein is encoded by the coding sequence ATGTCACAAGGTTTAGTCACAATGTCGTATATCGCGGCATCGATTCTGTTCATTTTGAGTTTAAGCGGCCTCAGCCAGCAAGAAACCGCCCGGCGCGGCAACTACTTCGGCATGGTCGGCATGGCGATTGCCATCATCGCCACCGTGTTCAGCGGCAACGTCACCGCTTACGCGATCCTGGCCGCCGCATTACTAATCGGCGGTTCGATAGGCGCTTTCGCCGCCGCCAAGGTGGAAATGACGCAAATGCCGGAACTGGTGGCGCTGATGCATAGCCTGGTCGGTATGGCTGCAGTACTGGTCGGTTACGCCAATTTTATGGACCACACCTCGACCTTGATTGGCGCCGAAAAGACCATCCACGAACTGGAAATCTACATTGGCGTGTTCATCGGCGCGGTGACCTTTTCCGGCTCGGTGATCGCCTTCGGCAAACTGTGCGGCAAGATCACCGGCAAACCCGTACTGTTGCCGGCTAGGCACTGGTTCAACCTGCTGATGTTGGTCGTCACCATTATCCTAGGTAACCGCTTCCTGGCCGGGGCCGAATCCGGCGATGCCTTGCTGCCACTGCTGATCATGACCGGTATCGCGCTGGTGTTCGGCATCCATATGGTGATGGCGATCGGCGGCGCCGACATGCCGGTCGTGGTGTCGATGCTGAACAGCTATTCGGGATGGGCGGCAGCGGCGACCGGCTTCATGCTCAGCAACGATTTGTTGATCGTCACCGGTGCCTTGGTCGGTAGCAGCGGCGCGATTCTGAGTTACATCATGTGCCGGGCGATGAACCGGCACTTCCTGAGCGTGATCGCTGGCGGATTCGGCAGCACCGGCGGCGGTGTAGCGGCGGAAATCGAAGGCGAGGTGCAACCGATCGAAGCCGAGGAAACCGCGCAACTGCTGCGTGACTCGAAAAACATCGTCATCATCCCTGGTTACGGCATGGCCGTGGCCCAAGCCCAGCACACCGTTAACGAGATCACCAAGCTGTTAACCGGCCAAGGCAAGAAAGTGCGCTTCGCGATCCACCCAGTCGCCGGACGGATGCCTGGCCATATGAACGTGCTGCTGGCGGAAGCCAAAGTCCCTTACGACATCGTCTTCGAGATGGACGAAATTAATGAGGACTTTGCCGATACCGACGTCTCCATCGTGATCGGCGCCAACGACATCGTCAATCCCTCGGCCCTGGACGATCCCAACAGCCCGATCGCCGGCATGCCGGTACTGGAATGCTGGAAAAGTGGCACCACCATCGTCTTGAAACGCAGCATGGCCTCGGGTTATGCCGGCGTCGGCAATCCGCTGTTTGTCCACGAAAACACCCGGATGCTGTTCGGCGACGCCAACGACAGGCTGCAAGCCTTGTTGAAAGCCTTGCAAGGCTGA
- a CDS encoding Re/Si-specific NAD(P)(+) transhydrogenase subunit alpha, translating to MKIGVPKEIHDGEKRVATTPEAAEKIIKLGFEVCVETGAGDAANISDDAYREVGVTIVDSARTLWQEADIVMKVRVPESHPELAIDEIELMKPGQHLISFIWPAQNEALMQQLAAKQATVLAMDSVPRMSRAQKMDALSSMANIAGYRAIVEAAQHFGRFFTGQITAAGKVPPAKVLVIGAGVAGLAAIGAAKSMGAIVRAFDTRPEVKEQIESMDAEFLMLDFQEDGSGSGGYAKTMSKEFIEAEMALFARQAMEVDIIVTTALIPGKPAPELITAGMVKSMKPGSVIVDLAAEQGGNCALTEKDQIVVKHDVTIIGYTNLPSRLANQSSQLYATNLRHLLTDLCPNKDGTLNVNMDDEVIRGATVVKEGKITWPPPPPKLTGSHKPLTEAPAMGPSKEKPKSALSQWLPILLAGGALFGMGAVAPASFLEHFTVFVLACFVGYQVIWNVSASLHTPLMSVTNAISGIIVIGALVQISVPDNQIVTVLSGLAILIAAINIAGGFLVTRRMLEMFRK from the coding sequence ATGAAAATCGGTGTTCCGAAGGAAATTCACGACGGCGAAAAACGCGTCGCCACCACGCCCGAAGCGGCGGAAAAAATCATCAAACTCGGTTTTGAAGTCTGCGTGGAAACCGGTGCCGGCGATGCCGCCAACATATCCGACGACGCTTACCGCGAGGTGGGCGTCACCATCGTCGATTCGGCCAGAACTTTATGGCAGGAAGCCGACATCGTCATGAAGGTCCGAGTTCCGGAGAGTCATCCGGAACTGGCGATCGACGAAATAGAATTAATGAAGCCCGGCCAGCATCTGATCAGTTTTATCTGGCCGGCGCAAAACGAAGCCCTGATGCAGCAACTGGCCGCCAAACAAGCCACGGTACTGGCGATGGACAGCGTGCCGCGCATGTCGCGGGCGCAAAAAATGGACGCGCTGAGCTCGATGGCCAATATCGCCGGCTACCGGGCGATCGTGGAAGCCGCGCAACATTTCGGCCGCTTCTTCACCGGCCAAATCACCGCTGCCGGTAAAGTGCCGCCTGCCAAGGTGTTGGTGATCGGTGCCGGGGTCGCCGGTCTGGCCGCGATCGGCGCGGCAAAAAGCATGGGCGCCATTGTCCGCGCCTTCGATACCCGTCCGGAAGTCAAAGAACAAATCGAAAGTATGGACGCCGAATTCCTGATGCTGGACTTCCAGGAAGACGGCTCCGGCAGCGGCGGTTATGCCAAGACCATGTCCAAGGAATTCATCGAAGCCGAGATGGCCTTATTCGCCCGCCAAGCGATGGAAGTCGACATCATCGTCACCACCGCGCTGATTCCCGGCAAACCCGCGCCAGAGCTGATCACCGCCGGCATGGTGAAATCGATGAAGCCCGGCAGCGTGATCGTCGACCTGGCCGCCGAGCAAGGCGGCAACTGCGCGTTGACCGAAAAAGACCAGATCGTCGTCAAACACGACGTCACCATCATTGGCTACACCAACCTCCCCAGCCGTCTGGCCAACCAGTCCAGCCAGCTTTACGCCACCAACCTTCGCCATCTGCTGACCGACTTGTGCCCAAATAAGGACGGCACATTGAACGTCAATATGGACGACGAAGTGATTCGCGGCGCGACGGTAGTCAAGGAAGGCAAGATCACCTGGCCGCCTCCCCCGCCCAAACTGACCGGTAGCCACAAGCCGCTGACCGAGGCGCCGGCCATGGGCCCCAGCAAGGAAAAACCCAAATCCGCGCTGTCGCAATGGCTGCCCATCCTGCTGGCCGGCGGGGCATTATTTGGCATGGGTGCGGTCGCTCCAGCCTCGTTTTTGGAGCATTTCACCGTCTTTGTCTTGGCCTGCTTCGTCGGCTATCAGGTGATCTGGAACGTCTCGGCCTCGCTGCATACCCCCTTGATGAGCGTCACCAACGCGATCAGCGGCATTATCGTCATCGGCGCGCTGGTGCAAATTTCGGTGCCAGACAATCAAATCGTCACGGTCTTGTCCGGACTGGCGATTCTGATTGCCGCCATTAACATCGCCGGCGGCTTTCTGGTCACTCGGCGCATGCTCGAAATGTTCAGAAAATAA
- a CDS encoding GGDEF domain-containing response regulator, which yields MKILVVDDSAAIRQLVTGCLTQLGHDVAYAENGAESLQYVADNDVDLILMDVEMPYLSGIEATKAIRELKKADWFPIIFLTVYDDDESFVNGILAGGDAYLPKPINPLRLQFTVIAMERIYVMRQKLQNTQQELQSANRELERLSLRDQLTGLGNRRHFDSHLTMQFALSRRNKAPLSLIICDVDHFKTYNDTYGHQQGDACLVEVAKTINEQLARTSDLICRYGGEEFIAILPETPLNEARALAEKIRQAVSDKDISSTYTETGRVSLSLGVATYVGQYKTAQLLIEAADAALYKAKQNGRNRVEID from the coding sequence ATGAAAATTTTGGTAGTTGACGATAGCGCTGCAATAAGACAGCTAGTGACCGGATGCTTGACGCAGTTGGGGCATGACGTGGCTTATGCGGAAAACGGCGCCGAATCGTTGCAATATGTTGCGGATAATGATGTCGATTTAATCCTGATGGATGTCGAAATGCCCTATTTAAGCGGGATTGAGGCCACCAAGGCGATACGCGAGTTGAAAAAGGCCGATTGGTTTCCGATCATTTTCCTGACGGTCTATGACGACGATGAATCGTTTGTTAACGGTATATTGGCGGGCGGCGACGCTTATTTGCCGAAACCGATCAATCCGCTGAGGCTGCAATTCACCGTCATCGCGATGGAACGGATATACGTGATGCGGCAAAAACTGCAAAACACCCAACAGGAGTTGCAATCGGCCAATCGAGAACTGGAACGCCTGTCCCTACGCGATCAATTAACCGGGCTGGGCAACCGTCGTCATTTCGATAGTCATTTGACCATGCAGTTTGCCTTGTCAAGGCGCAATAAGGCGCCCTTGTCGCTGATCATTTGCGATGTAGACCATTTCAAAACCTATAACGATACCTATGGCCATCAGCAAGGCGACGCTTGCCTGGTGGAGGTGGCTAAAACCATCAACGAACAGCTGGCGCGCACCAGTGATCTGATTTGCCGGTACGGCGGTGAGGAATTTATCGCGATTTTGCCGGAGACGCCGTTAAATGAGGCCCGCGCCTTGGCCGAAAAAATTCGCCAAGCGGTGTCCGATAAAGACATTTCCAGCACCTACACTGAAACGGGACGGGTGAGCTTGAGCCTGGGGGTAGCGACTTATGTCGGCCAATATAAGACGGCGCAACTGCTGATCGAGGCCGCCGATGCCGCGTTGTATAAGGCCAAGCAGAACGGCCGTAACCGGGTGGAAATCGATTAG
- a CDS encoding HAD family hydrolase codes for MTECRISAVIFDMDGLVLDSEIGYVHAWRRAAAEMDCELADDFCLSLSGIPGQQVSQRIQAYCGNDFDIDRFQHLSGSYWTAYVEKYGIAVKPGFFALMAVLLERSLPYCLATNSRLAAAQRCLALAGLQQTFPHIVAGDAVAAAKPAPDIFWRAAAELACPIQECLVLEDSPTGVAAALAAGAPCILVPSLRPVDAWAAEHADYLMDDLGQVADFISARPDHPL; via the coding sequence GTGACCGAATGCCGGATTAGCGCCGTTATCTTTGACATGGACGGCTTGGTGCTCGATAGCGAGATTGGCTATGTTCATGCCTGGCGGCGGGCGGCAGCGGAAATGGATTGCGAACTTGCCGACGATTTTTGCCTATCCCTGTCCGGCATTCCCGGCCAACAAGTCAGTCAGCGGATACAGGCCTATTGCGGCAACGACTTTGATATCGACCGTTTCCAACACTTAAGCGGCAGTTATTGGACGGCATATGTCGAAAAATACGGCATAGCGGTAAAACCCGGTTTTTTCGCGTTGATGGCTGTGCTGCTTGAGCGCAGCTTGCCGTATTGCTTGGCGACTAACAGCCGCTTAGCGGCGGCGCAACGCTGTTTGGCGTTGGCCGGATTACAGCAAACTTTTCCGCATATCGTGGCCGGCGACGCAGTTGCGGCCGCTAAGCCCGCGCCGGATATTTTCTGGCGGGCTGCCGCCGAATTGGCTTGCCCGATACAGGAATGTCTGGTGCTGGAGGATTCGCCAACCGGCGTCGCCGCGGCACTTGCCGCCGGGGCACCGTGTATTTTGGTGCCTTCGCTAAGGCCGGTCGATGCCTGGGCCGCCGAGCATGCCGATTATTTGATGGACGATCTGGGGCAAGTGGCCGATTTTATCTCGGCTCGGCCAGATCATCCGCTATAA
- a CDS encoding beta-ribofuranosylaminobenzene 5'-phosphate synthase family protein — MKAQFEKVTVVAPARLHMGFIDLSGALGRHFGSIGLALNEINTRLTISAADSLCVTGPSASRALKCVRQFCQLLNVPEQLQIRIDTAIPEHIGLGSGTQMALAVGTALNAFYGLGLSVRDIAQLSDRGARSGIGIGIFEKGGLVVDGGRGPDTKTPPLIAQMSVPDDWRFVLVFDQRGQGLHGEQEVSAFQQLPLFPQAQAEHLCYRLLMQGLPALAEHDLDRFGEVITLLQQAVGEHFAPVQGGVFTSPEVASAMARLAEQGAVAIGQTSWGPTGFCALANPQRAAELVAQLERQFAASPLSFLVVSARNQPAELILT; from the coding sequence GTGAAAGCGCAGTTCGAAAAGGTCACGGTCGTTGCTCCGGCCAGATTGCACATGGGGTTTATCGATTTAAGCGGGGCATTGGGACGGCATTTCGGCAGTATCGGCTTGGCGCTGAACGAAATCAATACTCGATTGACCATTAGTGCCGCCGATAGCCTGTGTGTGACCGGCCCTTCCGCCAGTCGTGCGTTGAAATGCGTCCGGCAATTCTGCCAGTTGTTGAATGTGCCCGAGCAGTTGCAGATTCGCATTGATACTGCGATTCCCGAGCATATCGGTCTGGGCTCGGGTACACAAATGGCTTTGGCCGTTGGCACCGCCTTGAACGCATTTTATGGATTGGGGCTGTCGGTTCGGGACATCGCTCAGCTCTCGGATCGCGGCGCTCGCTCGGGTATCGGCATTGGTATCTTTGAAAAAGGCGGCTTGGTGGTGGATGGCGGCCGTGGGCCGGATACCAAGACCCCGCCATTAATCGCGCAAATGAGCGTGCCGGATGACTGGCGTTTTGTATTGGTATTCGATCAGCGCGGGCAGGGTTTGCACGGCGAACAGGAAGTCAGCGCGTTTCAGCAATTGCCGCTGTTCCCGCAGGCCCAAGCCGAGCACTTGTGTTATCGGTTGCTGATGCAAGGTTTGCCGGCATTGGCGGAACACGATCTTGACCGATTCGGCGAGGTGATTACCTTGCTGCAACAAGCGGTGGGCGAACATTTCGCGCCGGTGCAGGGCGGCGTGTTTACCAGTCCCGAGGTGGCCTCGGCTATGGCTAGGCTAGCCGAGCAAGGCGCGGTGGCTATCGGACAGACGTCTTGGGGACCGACCGGGTTTTGTGCGCTGGCCAACCCGCAGCGCGCCGCCGAGCTGGTGGCGCAATTGGAACGGCAATTTGCCGCTTCGCCGTTAAGCTTTTTGGTGGTCAGTGCCAGAAATCAGCCCGCGGAATTAATTCTAACTTAA
- the soxZ gene encoding thiosulfate oxidation carrier complex protein SoxZ, protein MSIKIRSRRLDGYIEVKVLISHPMENGRNRDANGELIPAHFIEQLVVKLNGQTILTSHMAGSVSKNPFFTFRLKSGEAGDKIAVTWMDNRQISDSAEHLLDE, encoded by the coding sequence ATGAGCATCAAAATCAGAAGCCGGCGCCTGGACGGCTATATCGAAGTTAAAGTATTGATCAGTCATCCGATGGAAAATGGCCGCAATCGCGATGCCAACGGTGAATTGATTCCGGCGCATTTTATCGAGCAGTTGGTCGTCAAACTCAATGGTCAAACCATATTGACCAGCCATATGGCCGGTAGCGTCTCGAAGAATCCGTTTTTTACCTTCAGATTAAAAAGCGGCGAAGCCGGCGATAAAATCGCCGTAACTTGGATGGACAATCGCCAGATCAGCGATAGCGCCGAGCATCTGCTCGACGAATAG
- a CDS encoding thiosulfate oxidation carrier protein SoxY — MPSSRRLFLKKTGTLAAGALLAGVSAKALAIEHTQYFAAGDFAASYARLFAGQTVIDSDLLEMGLPDIAEDGAVVPITISSDLDDVERLYLFADKNPTPLVAEFELTPLVSTYLTARIKLAESCNVILIARRGDQLLRRSRWVKVVHGGCGVG, encoded by the coding sequence TCGCCGCTTATTCCTGAAAAAAACCGGCACATTAGCCGCCGGCGCACTGCTTGCCGGCGTTTCCGCCAAAGCCTTGGCTATCGAACACACCCAATATTTTGCCGCCGGCGACTTCGCCGCAAGCTATGCCAGGCTATTCGCCGGCCAAACCGTCATCGATAGCGATTTGCTGGAAATGGGCTTACCCGACATCGCCGAAGACGGGGCGGTGGTGCCGATTACCATCAGCAGCGATTTGGACGATGTCGAACGACTGTATCTGTTCGCGGATAAAAACCCGACGCCGCTGGTCGCGGAGTTTGAGCTGACGCCGTTGGTGAGCACTTACCTCACCGCTCGCATCAAGCTGGCCGAATCCTGTAATGTGATTTTGATTGCCCGGCGCGGCGATCAACTGCTGCGGCGCAGCCGTTGGGTCAAGGTCGTCCATGGCGGCTGTGGAGTCGGTTGA